In Candidatus Wallbacteria bacterium, the following are encoded in one genomic region:
- the speD gene encoding adenosylmethionine decarboxylase — MKALGRHILVEFYDCDRVVINDLQFVEDHMKEAARVAGATIVKSVFHLFNPHGVSGVVVIAESHLAIHTWPEYGYCAVDLFTCGDSVDPWISFDLLKEKFKAKNVFTMELKRGQLDLENLPHKPAPC; from the coding sequence GTGAAAGCTTTAGGGCGCCATATTCTTGTAGAGTTCTATGACTGCGATCGTGTCGTGATCAATGATCTGCAGTTTGTGGAAGATCACATGAAGGAAGCAGCTCGAGTGGCAGGTGCAACTATCGTAAAGAGCGTGTTTCATCTGTTCAACCCGCACGGTGTTTCCGGGGTTGTGGTGATCGCCGAGTCCCATCTGGCGATACATACATGGCCGGAATATGGTTACTGTGCTGTAGACCTTTTCACTTGCGGTGATAGTGTGGATCCCTGGATTTCCTTCGATCTGCTGAAGGAGAAATTCAAGGCGAAGAACGTGTTCACAATGGAGCTTAAGAGGGGACAGCTTGATCTGGAAAACCTCCCTCACAAGCCCGCACCCTGTTGA